A part of Desulfobacter sp. genomic DNA contains:
- a CDS encoding type VI secretion system tip protein VgrG, whose product MLTQDNKEFSIETPLGENALLLTGFTGREGISDLFQFDLTLISEEQSVNFEKIVGQNVTITAVLDEAYRFINGVVSRFSQEFSGSKDQGIYRYAATIVPWFWLLTRTSDSRIFQKMSVREIIEKVFSDNQFEDYRMDLTGKLPKREYTVQYNETDFNFVSRLLEEEGIFYFFEHEHGKHTMVIANHAGANASCWDKEGFNFFLSGREDFTDQIEQLTLKKQIRSGKYTLKDYNYDIPDTDLEVTYDTTIGLGPGIRERYDYPGGYEKRDAGDSLAAIRMEEEEARVATLSGTGSFREYTAGAKFTLRCPEQDVKWNNTKYLLTRVAHRMDQEATYTSGVSAGPGMKIYENQFECIPHDVPFRPPRKTPVPVIKGVQTAVVVGPAGEEIYTDELGRIKVQFHWDREGELNENSTCWLRVAQSMAGLGWGAVYLPRIGHEVIVEFLEGNPDRPIVTGQVYHGVNTPPYALPDEKTKTTFKSNSSPGGDGFNEIRFEDKAGEEQVFIHAQRNQDIRTKTDRYEWVGNESHLIVQKDQIEAIYENKHLSVLGNRNEAVDGSYSLETGGDIQEKTGGNHALDASGAIHLKAGMTIILEADTQISLKVGSNFIDIGSSGVTIQGTSVMINSGGAPGSGMGSNPEPPETPREADTAVPGKSAKILMKPPPPTSTPQVQALKDAAKSGKPLCDT is encoded by the coding sequence ATGCTGACGCAGGACAATAAAGAGTTTTCAATTGAAACCCCATTAGGTGAAAATGCCCTTCTTCTGACCGGTTTTACCGGCCGGGAAGGCATCTCTGACCTGTTTCAGTTTGATCTAACGCTGATTTCCGAAGAGCAGTCCGTCAACTTTGAAAAAATCGTCGGCCAGAATGTCACCATCACGGCTGTGCTTGACGAAGCCTATCGATTTATTAACGGAGTGGTTTCCAGATTCAGCCAGGAGTTCAGCGGCAGCAAGGATCAGGGGATTTACCGGTATGCGGCCACCATTGTTCCATGGTTCTGGCTGCTGACCCGGACAAGTGATTCCAGGATATTCCAGAAAATGTCTGTCCGGGAAATCATTGAAAAAGTCTTCTCCGATAATCAGTTTGAAGATTACAGGATGGACCTGACCGGTAAACTCCCAAAACGGGAGTATACGGTCCAGTACAATGAAACGGATTTCAATTTTGTTTCCCGGCTTCTGGAAGAGGAAGGGATTTTTTATTTTTTCGAGCATGAGCACGGCAAGCATACCATGGTCATCGCGAACCATGCCGGGGCCAACGCATCCTGCTGGGACAAGGAGGGGTTCAACTTTTTTCTCAGCGGCCGGGAAGATTTCACCGACCAGATTGAACAATTGACATTGAAAAAGCAGATCCGGTCAGGGAAATATACCCTTAAAGATTATAATTACGATATTCCCGATACGGACCTGGAAGTCACCTATGATACCACAATCGGTCTGGGCCCCGGTATAAGGGAGCGGTATGATTATCCCGGCGGATATGAAAAAAGGGATGCCGGGGACAGCCTGGCAGCCATCAGAATGGAAGAAGAGGAAGCCCGGGTGGCCACCTTAAGCGGGACGGGCAGCTTCAGGGAGTATACGGCCGGGGCCAAATTCACTCTCAGATGTCCGGAACAGGATGTAAAATGGAACAACACAAAATACCTGCTGACCCGTGTTGCCCATAGAATGGACCAGGAAGCGACATATACCAGCGGTGTATCCGCCGGTCCGGGAATGAAAATATATGAAAACCAGTTTGAATGCATCCCCCATGACGTCCCTTTCAGGCCCCCCCGGAAGACGCCTGTTCCTGTCATTAAAGGGGTACAGACCGCCGTTGTGGTTGGGCCGGCAGGGGAAGAGATATATACGGATGAACTGGGCCGGATAAAAGTCCAGTTTCACTGGGACAGGGAAGGCGAGTTAAATGAAAACTCGACCTGCTGGCTGAGGGTGGCCCAGTCCATGGCCGGACTGGGCTGGGGGGCAGTTTACCTGCCCAGGATCGGCCATGAAGTCATCGTTGAATTCCTCGAAGGCAACCCGGACCGCCCCATTGTCACGGGCCAGGTTTACCACGGGGTAAACACCCCGCCCTACGCCCTGCCTGACGAAAAAACAAAGACCACCTTCAAATCCAACTCCAGCCCGGGCGGAGACGGATTTAACGAAATCCGGTTTGAGGACAAGGCCGGCGAGGAACAGGTCTTTATCCATGCCCAGCGCAACCAGGATATCCGTACGAAAACAGACCGGTATGAATGGGTCGGCAATGAAAGTCACCTTATCGTTCAAAAAGACCAGATTGAGGCCATCTATGAAAATAAACACCTCTCTGTTCTGGGGAACAGGAATGAAGCGGTTGACGGCTCTTATTCCCTGGAAACCGGCGGGGATATTCAGGAAAAGACCGGCGGCAACCATGCCCTTGATGCCTCAGGAGCGATCCACTTAAAGGCGGGGATGACAATTATCCTGGAAGCAGACACCCAGATCTCCCTCAAGGTGGGCAGTAATTTTATCGACATCGGTTCATCCGGTGTCACGATCCAGGGCACAAGTGTAATGATAAACAGCGGCGGGGCGCCTGGGTCGGGGATGGGATCAAATCCTGAACCGCCTGAAACCCCAAGGGAAGCAGACACGGCAGTACCCGGAAAGAGCGCGAAAATTCTCATGAAACCGCCTCCGCCGACGTCCACCCCCCAGGTCCAGGCCTTAAAGGATGCGGCGAAATCCGGAAAACCGCTGTGCGATACATGA
- a CDS encoding type VI secretion system tube protein Hcp, with the protein MASDAFLEIDGIKGESTDKEYKDQIEILSYNWGVSQMASGTASSSGGGTVARADFQDLSVVKELDSASPLINKACWSGTHISKVTLRLNRAAGEKRVKYMEYKLENVVISSVSIGGGGGGIPTESVTFNYGKLTTTYTKQARPGGGGAGDVPTAYDLEQNCNI; encoded by the coding sequence ATGGCTTCGGATGCTTTTTTGGAAATTGACGGTATCAAAGGCGAAAGTACGGATAAAGAATACAAAGACCAGATCGAGATTCTTTCTTACAACTGGGGCGTTTCCCAGATGGCCTCGGGGACAGCCAGTTCCAGCGGCGGCGGCACCGTGGCCCGGGCGGATTTCCAGGACCTGAGTGTTGTCAAGGAACTGGATTCGGCCTCCCCCCTGATCAACAAGGCCTGCTGGAGCGGCACCCATATTTCGAAAGTGACCCTCCGGCTCAACCGGGCCGCCGGTGAAAAAAGAGTGAAATACATGGAGTACAAGCTTGAGAACGTGGTGATCTCCTCTGTCAGCATCGGCGGTGGCGGCGGCGGGATCCCCACCGAGTCGGTGACATTCAACTACGGCAAACTCACCACCACCTACACCAAGCAGGCCCGCCCCGGCGGCGGCGGTGCCGGTGATGTGCCGACGGCATATGATCTTGAGCAAAACTGCAATATTTAA